The bacterium genomic interval GGCAGATCCTTGACTCTGCCTCCGCGCACGAGAACTATGGAGTGTTCCTGGAGGTTGTGCCCAATCCCTGGTATGTAGGTTGTTATTTCATACCCATTTGTCAGTCGCACACGAGCTACCTTCCGCAGAGCTGAATTGGGCTTCTTGGGAGTTGTTGTGTAAACACGCACGCAAACTCCGCGCTTCTGCGGCGATCCCTGAAGAGCAGGGCTTT includes:
- the rpsL gene encoding 30S ribosomal protein S12, with the translated sequence MPTISQLVSQGRKKVQEKSESPALQGSPQKRGVCVRVYTTTPKKPNSALRKVARVRLTNGYEITTYIPGIGHNLQEHSIVLVRGGRVKDLPGVRYHIVRGTLDTSGVADRKKSRSKYGAKRPKA